A window of the Planctomycetota bacterium genome harbors these coding sequences:
- a CDS encoding 4Fe-4S binding protein — protein MANKLLSIEKLSIGCVAPPGESLANKTGAWRTQRPVFKQKDCTGCRGCEMVCPEGCVFGDPKKKQFDFDPDYCKGCGMCAVECPVNDIDMLMEEK, from the coding sequence ATGGCGAACAAGTTGCTCAGCATCGAAAAACTTTCCATCGGCTGCGTCGCCCCCCCCGGCGAGAGCCTCGCCAATAAGACCGGCGCCTGGCGGACCCAGCGCCCGGTCTTCAAGCAGAAGGACTGCACCGGGTGCCGCGGATGCGAAATGGTCTGCCCCGAAGGCTGCGTCTTCGGCGACCCGAAGAAGAAGCAATTCGACTTCGACCCGGACTACTGCAAAGGCTGCGGCATGTGCGCGGTCGAATGCCCCGTGAATGATATTGACATGTTGATGGAGGAGAAGTGA
- a CDS encoding pyruvate ferredoxin oxidoreductase subunit gamma: MLKEIRIHGRGGQGSVTAAEVLAKAAFKDGLVSQAFPAFGSERMGAPVRAFCRISDKPIRTRAVIEEPDYLIVQDPTLFGQVDIFGGLKAGGMAVVNTEKPQEIATPAGTTLKAVAGTKIAMDVIGRPIPNMVMVGAFAGTTGLVSLESLQAAVKERFGGKIGDLNAEAVAKAFHAARNAT; this comes from the coding sequence ATGCTCAAGGAGATTCGGATTCACGGTCGCGGCGGGCAGGGGAGCGTCACCGCCGCCGAGGTCCTCGCCAAGGCGGCGTTTAAGGACGGCCTGGTGAGCCAGGCGTTTCCGGCCTTCGGGTCCGAGCGGATGGGGGCCCCCGTGCGGGCCTTTTGCCGCATCTCCGATAAGCCCATCCGCACCCGCGCCGTCATCGAGGAACCCGATTACCTCATCGTCCAGGACCCGACGCTCTTCGGCCAGGTGGACATTTTCGGCGGCCTGAAGGCGGGCGGCATGGCCGTCGTCAACACCGAAAAGCCCCAGGAGATCGCTACCCCCGCGGGCACGACCCTCAAGGCGGTCGCCGGCACCAAGATTGCGATGGACGTCATCGGCCGGCCTATCCCGAACATGGTCATGGTCGGCGCCTTCGCGGGGACGACGGGCCTGGTGAGCCTGGAATCGCTCCAGGCGGCGGTGAAGGAGCGATTCGGCGGGAAGATCGGCGACCTCAACGCCGAGGCCGTCGCCAAGGCCTTCCACGCCGCCAGAAACGCAACCTGA
- a CDS encoding PEP-CTERM sorting domain-containing protein (PEP-CTERM proteins occur, often in large numbers, in the proteomes of bacteria that also encode an exosortase, a predicted intramembrane cysteine proteinase. The presence of a PEP-CTERM domain at a protein's C-terminus predicts cleavage within the sorting domain, followed by covalent anchoring to some some component of the (usually Gram-negative) cell surface. Many PEP-CTERM proteins exhibit an unusual sequence composition that includes large numbers of potential glycosylation sites. Expression of one such protein has been shown restore the ability of a bacterium to form floc, a type of biofilm.): MAAFTHRLVCAAALVLLVVQVEPVIASIPADYVWTTAASGIWNLSDNWTPSGVPGDSSSDTATISITGTPYTVTLDTAPTIAGFTLNSDNAIFLIPGGTLTVNGPSAIQAGEVQMDNGTWAGSGTLTNDATLRIRGSVQISAPLTQNGQVTIQGDGTVGGASLNAASSFQNSGVITLTSTGGGYPATLSTTSLGQTLTNTSAGLLQVLPGAGGPRYLTLDLTNDGTVQIDATTSFNRNGATFTNNGSVQIASGQTLEMNAGNQTFTHNAGADLDFNSGSAFSLGGGIFNHNGGTLSGTPRLQSSTLNIGSGVTTAADFLLWGACVLTGDVASAQTLTVAGDGAVGPASLNAASSFQNSGVITLTSTGGPYGATLSTSPGQTLTNASAAFLKVLPGAGGPRYLTLDLTNEGTLYVGTTTYFDRSGATLTNSSTGRITGPGNLVFSGTTLVNNGTVAPGASPGTLTITGDYNQSATAVLEIEIGGLAPGTDYDTLVVTGTALLDGTVDVSWYGPYVASKGDTFDVLTASGGITDNGIALALADAKAWQINWLGGSTVTTLQLEYVPEPATLSLLAVGGALLALRRRR; the protein is encoded by the coding sequence ATGGCCGCTTTCACACATCGGTTGGTCTGCGCTGCTGCTCTCGTGCTTCTCGTCGTACAGGTCGAGCCGGTCATCGCGTCGATACCAGCGGATTACGTCTGGACGACCGCCGCCTCCGGCATCTGGAACCTGAGCGACAACTGGACGCCTTCGGGCGTGCCCGGCGACAGTTCGTCCGACACCGCCACCATCAGCATCACGGGCACTCCATATACGGTGACGCTGGACACCGCGCCGACCATCGCGGGATTCACCCTCAACTCGGACAACGCCATCTTCCTCATTCCGGGAGGGACGTTGACCGTCAACGGCCCCTCGGCAATCCAGGCGGGCGAGGTCCAGATGGACAACGGCACCTGGGCGGGATCCGGAACGTTGACCAATGACGCCACCCTCAGGATCCGCGGCAGCGTTCAGATCTCCGCCCCCCTCACGCAGAATGGTCAAGTGACCATCCAGGGGGACGGCACCGTCGGCGGCGCCTCCCTGAACGCCGCCTCCAGTTTCCAGAACTCCGGCGTCATCACCCTGACGAGCACCGGCGGCGGCTACCCGGCCACCCTCAGCACCACCTCGCTCGGCCAGACCCTCACCAACACCTCGGCCGGCCTCCTCCAGGTCCTCCCCGGCGCCGGCGGACCCCGCTACCTCACCCTGGACCTCACGAACGACGGCACCGTCCAGATCGACGCCACCACGTCCTTCAACCGTAACGGCGCCACCTTCACCAACAACGGCTCCGTCCAGATCGCCTCCGGCCAGACCCTCGAGATGAACGCCGGCAACCAGACCTTCACCCACAACGCCGGCGCCGACCTCGACTTCAACTCCGGCAGCGCCTTCTCCCTCGGCGGCGGCATCTTCAACCACAACGGCGGCACCCTCAGCGGCACGCCCCGCCTCCAGAGTTCGACCCTGAACATCGGCTCCGGCGTCACCACCGCCGCCGACTTCCTCCTGTGGGGCGCCTGCGTCCTGACCGGCGACGTCGCCTCCGCCCAGACCCTCACCGTGGCCGGGGACGGCGCCGTCGGCCCCGCCTCCCTGAACGCCGCCTCCAGTTTCCAGAACTCCGGCGTCATCACCCTGACGAGCACCGGCGGCCCCTACGGCGCCACCCTCAGCACCTCGCCCGGCCAGACCCTCACCAACGCCTCGGCCGCCTTCCTCAAGGTCCTCCCCGGCGCCGGCGGACCCCGCTACCTCACCCTGGACCTCACGAACGAGGGAACGCTCTATGTCGGCACAACGACCTACTTCGACAGGTCCGGCGCCACGTTGACCAACTCCAGCACGGGCCGCATCACCGGCCCCGGGAACCTGGTGTTCTCCGGCACGACGCTTGTGAACAACGGGACGGTCGCCCCCGGCGCTTCCCCCGGCACGCTGACCATCACGGGCGACTACAATCAGTCGGCCACGGCCGTCTTGGAGATCGAGATCGGCGGACTTGCGCCCGGCACCGACTACGACACCCTGGTCGTCACCGGCACGGCGCTCCTTGACGGAACGGTTGACGTGTCGTGGTACGGCCCGTACGTGGCGAGCAAGGGCGACACGTTCGACGTGCTGACGGCCTCGGGCGGGATTACCGACAATGGCATCGCCCTGGCTCTCGCGGACGCGAAGGCATGGCAGATCAACTGGCTGGGCGGTTCGACCGTCACGACGCTCCAGTTGGAGTACGTGCCGGAACCGGCGACCCTCTCGCTCCTGGCCGTGGGCGGGGCGCTTCTCGCGCTTCGCCGGCGCCGCTAG
- a CDS encoding glycosyltransferase family 4 protein, which produces MYVPRRCGIATFTAGLCEALAEEVPEAHVAVVAMNDRPEGYDYPPRVEFHVNAERLEDYYNAFNFIQAGGFDFVNVQHEYGIFGGEAGSHLLALVRQLRMPLVVSLHTVLKNPGPAERRVLEELVRLADRLVVMSPRSIRLLEDVYRVEREQVCLIHHGIPDVPRTDPDAHKAEIGAEGRRVILTFGLLSPGKGIEYMIEAMPAIVAKHPDVLYVVLGATHPNIRRQAGETYRTKLEQLARERVADHVVFQNEFVGLRKLFKYLMAADLYVSPYLNQDQAVSGTLAYAMGTGKPIISTTYWYALDMLTKGRGRLVPPRDSEALAWACVDLLTNEAERTAMGERAYAFSRQMIWPEVARQYLALFKEIQKEHESRPEPVLLVRSPDGAALGLEEAVPGARLAGELPAVNLEHLRRLTDDFGIMQHARYIVPDRRRGYTTDDNARALIAAILARYVTPDDPTLRPLVTRYLSFVDLAFNVRTGRFRNFLSYGRRWLEEEGSEDSHGRALWALGTTVAMDQDSGHRLLAADLFCEALPAVERIASPRCLAFTLLGIHAYLERFGDDPNMRRAREKIAKRLYEPFRRAATDGWPWPEPAVTYANARLPQALILAGNAIGEPEMLAKGLEVLRWLLQIQQSPSGWFSPIGNQGWYERGKQKAQFDQQPTEAHDMVEACLTAHAVTHETQWLDHARAAFEWFLGRNDILMPLYDPSSGGCRDGLHPDRPNENQGSESTLAWLLSLLRIHLHQRAIESDRPGRSRRTPRGDAGTPALADPAPEETP; this is translated from the coding sequence GTGTACGTCCCCCGGCGCTGCGGCATCGCGACGTTCACGGCGGGCCTGTGCGAGGCGCTGGCGGAAGAGGTTCCAGAGGCGCACGTCGCGGTGGTGGCGATGAACGACCGCCCCGAAGGATACGATTACCCGCCGCGCGTCGAGTTCCATGTCAACGCCGAACGCCTCGAGGACTATTACAACGCCTTCAACTTCATCCAGGCGGGCGGCTTCGATTTCGTCAACGTGCAGCACGAGTACGGGATCTTCGGCGGCGAGGCGGGGAGCCACCTCTTGGCGCTGGTGCGCCAACTGCGCATGCCGCTCGTCGTTTCCCTCCACACGGTCCTGAAGAACCCGGGCCCGGCCGAGCGGCGCGTGCTCGAGGAACTCGTGCGTCTGGCGGATCGGCTGGTGGTGATGAGCCCGCGGTCGATCCGGCTCCTGGAGGATGTGTACCGCGTGGAGCGGGAGCAGGTCTGCCTGATCCACCACGGGATTCCCGACGTGCCGCGCACCGATCCCGACGCGCACAAGGCGGAGATCGGGGCCGAGGGGCGGCGCGTGATTCTGACGTTCGGCCTGCTGTCGCCCGGCAAGGGGATCGAGTACATGATCGAGGCGATGCCGGCCATCGTCGCCAAGCACCCCGACGTCCTGTACGTCGTCCTGGGGGCGACGCACCCCAACATCCGCCGACAGGCGGGCGAAACGTATCGCACGAAACTGGAGCAACTCGCCCGCGAGCGCGTGGCCGACCACGTCGTCTTCCAGAACGAATTCGTCGGCCTCCGCAAACTGTTCAAGTACCTGATGGCCGCGGACCTGTACGTCTCGCCGTACCTGAACCAGGACCAGGCGGTGTCCGGCACGCTGGCCTACGCGATGGGGACCGGCAAGCCGATCATCTCGACGACCTACTGGTACGCCCTGGACATGCTGACGAAGGGCCGCGGCCGCCTCGTCCCGCCGCGCGACTCCGAAGCCCTCGCGTGGGCCTGCGTGGACCTGCTGACGAACGAGGCGGAGCGGACGGCGATGGGGGAGCGCGCGTACGCGTTCAGCCGGCAGATGATCTGGCCGGAAGTGGCCCGGCAATACCTGGCGCTGTTCAAGGAGATCCAGAAAGAGCACGAGTCGCGGCCGGAGCCGGTCCTCCTCGTCCGTTCGCCCGACGGAGCCGCACTCGGACTCGAAGAGGCCGTCCCGGGCGCACGCCTGGCGGGCGAACTGCCGGCCGTCAACCTCGAACACCTGCGGCGCCTGACCGACGATTTCGGGATCATGCAGCACGCGCGGTACATCGTGCCGGACCGGCGTCGCGGCTACACGACGGACGACAACGCCCGCGCGCTGATCGCGGCGATCCTGGCGCGCTACGTGACGCCGGACGACCCCACCCTCAGGCCGCTCGTCACGCGGTACCTGAGTTTCGTGGACCTGGCGTTCAACGTGCGCACGGGGCGGTTCCGGAACTTTCTGAGTTACGGCCGGCGGTGGCTCGAGGAGGAAGGCTCGGAAGACAGCCACGGCCGGGCGCTCTGGGCCCTCGGAACGACCGTCGCGATGGACCAGGACTCGGGGCACCGGCTCCTGGCGGCCGACCTGTTTTGCGAGGCTTTGCCCGCCGTCGAGAGGATCGCCTCGCCGCGGTGCCTGGCATTCACTCTGCTCGGCATCCACGCCTACCTGGAACGGTTCGGGGACGATCCGAACATGCGGCGGGCGCGAGAGAAGATTGCGAAGCGGCTCTACGAACCTTTCCGCCGGGCCGCGACCGACGGCTGGCCCTGGCCCGAACCCGCCGTCACCTACGCCAACGCCCGCCTGCCCCAGGCGCTCATCCTCGCCGGCAACGCAATAGGGGAACCCGAGATGCTCGCCAAGGGCCTCGAGGTCCTCCGCTGGCTCCTCCAGATCCAGCAGAGCCCCAGCGGATGGTTCTCGCCGATCGGCAATCAGGGATGGTACGAGCGAGGCAAACAGAAGGCCCAGTTCGACCAGCAGCCGACCGAGGCCCACGACATGGTGGAAGCGTGTCTGACGGCCCACGCCGTGACGCACGAGACCCAGTGGCTGGACCACGCCCGGGCGGCCTTCGAGTGGTTCCTCGGACGCAACGACATCCTCATGCCGCTCTACGATCCGTCGAGCGGCGGGTGCCGCGACGGCCTCCATCCCGACCGCCCCAATGAGAACCAGGGGTCCGAAAGCACGCTCGCCTGGCTGCTCTCGCTCCTGAGGATCCATCTGCACCAGCGGGCGATCGAGAGCGATCGCCCCGGCCGCTCACGCCGCACGCCTCGCGGCGACGCGGGCACGCCCGCCCTCGCCGACCCGGCTCCGGAGGAAACACCATGA